Sequence from the Alosa sapidissima isolate fAloSap1 chromosome 21, fAloSap1.pri, whole genome shotgun sequence genome:
GGCCGAAAACCAGATAAAAATATGTATGGTCTTTTAGATTTTGTATTGGAATTCATATTTATTCACTTATTTGTTCTGACTAAAATTGTCATATTGTGACATGAAAGTTATTGTGTATAAAACTATAATGGGGTATATTTTTATGTGAGTCACACCACATAGCAATCTGTTAATGCAAAAATGTGTATTTCACAAACAAAAGACAGTTTAAGACAGGTTCACTGTTAAAAATCACTCTGTGTAAAAAATGAATTAGACCAAATAGGGCCTATTGTATAGCACTTAGGTTCCCTGAGTTTTTCTCTTCTCGATGTTGGGCTTCAATCTGAATGTTTGTAGTTCCCTTTTGAGTTTATTCTCTTCATATCTGTTAAAAGACAAATTCAACAATGTATTCAGATATTTAAAAACATAGGCTATCCTGCATTATAATCAGATTAAATTGTTTCAATTACTTATAGAGATAAAGACAACATTATTACTGTCTTCAACACCAGGATTTATTTTCTCAGACTACTATTGATATTTAGAATGTCAAATATGTAAGCCTAGCTTTTGCATCCAAGgctgtagtgtgagtgtgtgtgagggtcatttctatgttttatgtgtgtgtgattcaccaTACATGTAATAGGTGCACATCTTAAATAATACATATAAAAAAGTTAAATATGTCAAAATATATCTTACACTTAACTATTAGTTGTGTGAGTCTTGTGGCTACATGTCAGCACCAAAATTATATGATCACTGCAACATGGTAACATAGATTTAAAGGTAATATTGACAAAAAAGTAATTTACATTTGACATTTTCCTGTAAAATGGGTCACACCAAAAGACCGTGAAAAGGGGTACTGAAGAGTGCTGGAAATACTTGATTTATTGAAAGAAAACTCACCTGGTAAACTTTTAATGTCCTGAGATGTTATTATACTTGAATGAAGAAGGACCCCCTATCCCCAAAGGTCTCCAGACAATTGCCCATTTAAAAAACAGTGtttagacatgtcaagtcaatttatttttatagcacatttaaaagcaACAGCATTGCACCCAAGTGCTTTAcagtacataaacaaaacaaaacaaaaaagtaggaTCTTTAgggtcacaccatatgatatAGATTTTTGGGACAAAATCTTTTTGTTCAGGGCTGGTTCAAAATATTATGCCTGGACTTTTAAAACAGCAGACTTACAAGTAGACATCTGTGGTAGTACTTAAATACGGGGGAAATGTATTCATTTTATTGGTTTTATTAAAAATCAAACTTTGTGAATTGGGCTTGGgacagtcacaccatatgagCTTTTCCTCGTTTGGCTGAAAATTGTGAAAAATAGGAATATGATTGGCATTAATGGCctatatgttcatataaaacagtttttttctgaacaATATAACCACATTTATTTGCAGATTAGACATTTCTGTACTTATGTTTGGACACTTAGGACCACAAAAAggccacgtcagttcaaccactcaaatgaacatgttttgtttttattgcatACAGCAAACAGGCCTGGTGTTAGCTGTATGAAAAATAGGTAGACCACAACTGTATGATTATCTTATCAGTTTTGCCTGATAGTTGTTCTGAAACTCGGCCCAAGTCTTGGACAAAGCCACTCACACCGACACAGATCTATATCAATATAATGTCTGCTGGTATTGGCACCCGTCATATAGCTCTACGAGGTACCACCCTATCAAGGGAAATGTAGACTGGTATCTGTGGCCGATGTTtaactctttcactctctgtgtgtgtgtgtgtgtgtgtgtgtgtgtgtgtgtgtgcgtgcgtgaggtTAAGTGGAGGGCAGGATGCTACAAGGGAGATTTGGTTGCTCTGTTTGCATAATTTATTCAGCTCTTTGCGCTCTACCATTGTGAGCTGTGATTGAGAGAGTGATTGAGTGTGTATTCTAGGAACAGGCCATGGGTTCAGATCACAGAccttgcttacacacacacacacacacaaaccccagcACAGTATGTGTCAGGAGGCGATGAAGCAGCTCTTGTACGTTAATGGTGGaggtgttcactgtgtgtggcATGGAGCTTTAGCAGGAAGAGACACCATCTTCTGGTATCAACCCCAGACAGGCACATTTTGTTCATGTGTAAAATTTTGTGGCTTTTGACATATTTACATTGATGTGATTGTGTATGGTTGCTGTGCTCACCTGTAATCAATAGACTTTGAGTTCctctttcaatgtgtgtgtgcgtgtgtttcagaaagtgcgtgtgtgtatgtgcccatGGTTGGTCAACACTCCAGTCTCACCCTTGACCTTTCCCGGTCCCTCCAAATCCTCTCACCCATCCTCACACTACCCATCAACCCCTGGGCAGAGCTTCAGGATCTGTTTTCCCACACCCTGCCTTGACCCTGGCCTCATCCAGGCTGACATAACTGCCCCTCTCTGTGTCCCTTCCACAGCTATAGCCCTCTCCATCTGCCCCTGCCTACGCTCCCCTGTCCCCTCCTTACCTACATACCTCACCAGAGCCCCAGACGTCCTGGTTGCCCCCACAATCCTGCACTTCATCCTGTGGCTCAGCCAGCATCCTCGTTTCACTCCTGACACCCTGCACCcactcccagtgtgtgtgagtgtgtgtgagagtgtgtgtgagagtgtgtgtgtgagtgtgtgtgagtgtgtgtgagagtgtgtgtgtgcgagggcgATGCTGTGTGTGGCACGCAGGAACATGTCCCAGAAGCTGAGTGTATTCCTGGTGCTGGTGGGCCTGTGCTGGGGGATGCTACTGCTGCACTACACGCTGTCTCGCCCACGCCACCAGAGCAGCGCTCAGTTGCGTCAGCAGATCCTGGACCTGAGCCGGCGCTACGTCAAAGCCCTCAGCGAGGAGAGCCAGGACCCCTCTGGTCCCCAAGGGACCTCCATGGCTGGATACGGTATGGTGACCATTTCTCTGATGAAAAGTGGGGACATTTCCTGTTCAGCTGTTAATATCATTGAAATATTTAGGCTAATGTTTttatctaccccccccccccccccccctctatccttgtgtgctgtgtgtgcatgcagccgATCTGAAGCGTACCATCGCTGTGCTGTTGGACGACATCCTGAGCCGTCTGGTGAAGCTGGAGGGCCTGGTGGACACAGCGGTGAACGCCTCAGCCGTTAACGCCTCCCACGCAGCAGGGGGCGCTCTCCTACCCCCAGCAGCAACTTTACAGAGACTCCTTAAAAAGGACATGTCCCCCAACCAGCTTCAAGTTGCTGGACACACCAAAACAGAAGCAGCTGCTGCAAAGCACCAATCACACACTTCACACCGACTACGCACAAGAAGTTGAGACTGAACtgaaatatatgtatgtgtgtgtgtgtgtgtgggcgggcgtGCAGAGGTGTGCGGACAATGAGTTATAAATACTGCTTTTATGActgatatatattattatatatttttagatGGACTCAATGGCAGCATTCAAAGTTTACTTAGCTTGAAATTCAGCCTTTTCTATGATTACTGTCACCGGGTGCTGCTGTGGTGAGGCACAGTACTCAGAAGTTGAGGAAGAGGCCCAGTGTTTGTTTTAGACGATAAAtgtattttacagtgtgttaggAACTACATGTGTTAATACCTCTGTTATCATCATAAAACATTTAGTTTGTTTTCACATTTTGCAAGCAAATACAAGAGTTTGCAAATACTTTTTGTACTACTGCATGGTATGTCAGTAAAGATTGATTGTAGGGTTTACGTGGGACAACATAAAAATCCAAAGATGGATGACGTTTTACACTGCGTAGATGCATGGATGATGAATTTAATGAATGAAGAGAATGAATGTAGTTAAATTAAGGGGTAAATGAATGTACCCTTGTaaggattttgtttttgttctgtcaCACACAAGGGTAGACAATGTTCTGTCTGCTCACCTGATAGGAAATGTTGGTGTTAAACAAGTTAAAGATATCACTATTACTTTCAAAACGGATGCACACACCCTTGAAGGAAAGGAAACAGTAGGCTGTCTTTGCTATCCTGTGGACATCCTTACAGAAATGTGTGGTCTGCCATAGCTACCACAAGGTGATCCACACGTTACATTCATCAGCATGTTTTTGCCTTTGGTAAAATTAGACTTCACCTCAAGCTCTTAACAATTGCTGAAGCTCACGTCATCCACCCCATAAGCTTTCAGAAATTCCAAAAAAGTTTAAGTGCCACTGAAAATGCCTTTAGGGCGCATGAATGGATCAGAATGTTTACCAGGTTCTCTGTAAGCGCAAACATTGATGACTGGGCAATAAATATTCTAGTTAAACATTGTTTTCTGTGTGGTTTAAGCGTGTTATTGTATCTTTTTATATCATAAATACAGAGAGGAGTGGCTTACTCACATTTGTAAAAAAGTATTTTGCAAGAATATTATATTCACAATTTATAATATATTTCTTTCTTCGTTACTGAAGTAATGGAAACCAAACAATACGTGTTTAAAGGCTTTTGATATGGATAAGGCCAAGAAAAGCCTTGTACGTGACGCAATGTTTACTCTACCCTCCCTCCCTGCGCGCATTGCGCTACATTAGATGAGTCTGGCTCCACCGCCATTTCCCCGTTGACTGTCGGTGCAGAAACTTGCTTACTAGATAACTAAGTAGTAATCGGTTAGCCTGGCGAAAACAAGTTTTAGTGTTAAATCTCTCGAAACGTTACTGTCTCTCTAACCTTATTCTACATTAGACTTAAAATGAGTGACATTGAAGATGGCAACTTCGAAGGGCGTGTAAGTATGGTCGTATTTCTCAAACATTGTACTTCTCTTTTCTTGAACCTGTTCTTTCGCTTTCTTATTTATTAGCTTGCTAACGCtgttaggctaatgttagcattCTGGACGGCGTAAGCTAGTAGCTAGCCTGTAAAGATACCATTAATAATGCCTCTAAATGTTTAAATCAATCTAAATCGACGATTATGTCAGATTAAGGTAACCACGTAGTTGTAGAATATGTACTCTACATACGCAAGAAGATAAACCAATTAGCTATAAATAAAGCTATGGCGAGGCATCCTTAACGTTATCCCAAACATTGACGTTAACTTAACTAGCTAGCGAACGCTAGGCGATTTGAATAATAGCATGCGTAGTGCATAGGCCTAAGTTACATAACGTTACGTGCATCAAAATGCTCTGGCTCTGAGTATTTAGTTGGTACCCatgtgtttaattttgcgaagGTAACGTTAAGCTGGCATGGTGCTGCAACGAATCGTTTGGCTAGTGTAATCTAGCTTTCGAGCTAGCCTGTATGGCTTGGCTCGGTCTCGTCTAATTATTTTGGACAATGGCTGCCTAAATGCGCTAGTGTAACGTTACCTATCTAGCACTAGATATAATTCCAGCAAGTACACCAGGACATAAATGAGATGTGGGATATTAACCAGGTTTTCTATATAGTCTTGCAAAGCATGTGTCCATCTCAATAATTGTTATGACTGAAGGCTGTTAGAATTGGCTCTAGATAGCTAGTTTACGTTACGATTGAGGGCGTCCTGCAATAAAAATGGATCGCATATCGGTATGCAGGATAGTGCTATGTGTTGTCAGTTGCTTCGTCCACTGCCTTTCTTCTGCCTTTCAACATTCTCTCTGCTTCTTGTTGAAGTTGACCGCTCACCATCCCAGATAATTTTAATCTGTCATAAATctaatttgttttatttttgagcGATTGAATGCCCATTTAACGTTGCTCAGTTTCAACCAAACACCATGATCTTAATTGTACTGAATGTTCTTTTTTCATTAAGGTTATTGGTCGTGAAGGATTTGAAGAGTTTAATCCAAGAATGTGGAAGAATATCCAAGAATATCAGAAGGCTTATGAAAATGTGTACAGAGCAGAACGTAAACAGGGCGGGGGAACAGGACGGAAGAATGTCAGATAGAAGGCACGCTCGCGTTATCGCTCGTAAAGCATAAGATGGAAAGAAAAAGGTTTCAAATTGGGGGAAGAAATGGAAAACAGAAAGCAAGGCATGAAAACAGAAAAAACGAAGACCGAAGAACAATAGAATGCCTGAAAGAGGGAGTAGGAGGAATGAATGTATCCGTTGTAGGTTAAGTAAATTTGCGGTTTGCATTCCACATATCTGTACCTTTAACTTGCCCTACACAACTGCATGACATCTGTTACCATGGTGACCCAGGTAAAGACCTGAATGCATCGTGGGAGGCCCATTTTTAGTAATTGAAATGGACCTAtgcatatatgtatatgtattctGTTTCTTTGTCATCTATAGATAACAGATACAAAGTGGTTCTAACGTTTTTCTTCACAGCATTTGCCATGCACAgtaaaagtgtgtgagtgagacttgggtgtgtttatgcgtgtgcgcgtgcgtgtgtctttgtCCTTGCACGTTCACAGTAAGTTGTTTTAACATTGTTCGTCTGACACCAGGACTCACGGTCCCCATCTAAATCAGAACGGGGGAGTCCGGCCAATGCCAAGTCGGACAGCCGCTCTGGTTCCGCAAGTCCTTCCCGAGCCTCCAAACGCTCCGAGTCCAGGTCCCGATCAAGGTCCAAGTCCAGGTGAGTGCTCACGACACAGGCCAGGTGAATTATGGACCCTTAATCCATTAtggttattacacggctcttcataatgctgcagaatgcttaatttaattgaatgggccttcccaacgttcggaggTCTGACATTTCTGTATAACAGACAGTTGCTAAGTATTACAGACCACTGTCAGGGAATTTTtttttggcaagtagctgtgtaataagcagaaaataagtccctacaggacgaaacaagacccctctggtcctgttcgccctgttgcgacttattttccgataattaccagcgttctatacattctCCATTACTTAGCTTTGATGTGgcatcaacaacagcaacatATGACATGGTGATTGCATTTGCACTCTGGCTCATATGTTAACATTATTAATCACAATAATCTTATCCAGAGCAAAGGATAATTCCAGCAATTCTTCACAAAGTAGAATTCCGGCAATTCTTCACTTCATGCAGAGCAAATGCGAAgcatccatctggcggagtcgGGTTAAGAGAAACTGAGAGTGGGTGCGCAAAATTTTCTGCAGGTGCCAGACAATAGTGTCAGAAAGTAGAGTAGAGTTCTCCTCTTTAAGGCAATTTTGTGCCACATGGTTTTATCTTTTTACGCCATCCCATGCTGTTGAAACTAAACCTTAAGAATGCACCGCAAGGGTTCAAGTGCAAGTAATGGGAAAGCCCTAAGCAGTCACACCTAAGACAAGATTATGCTGTAATTATAGGAAAGGCACGGGTGGTTTCAACTGTAAGATTGGCCCACAAGAATGCAAGTGCATCTGAAAGGTCCTGCTAGCCTTAACTGGAAGTCTAGCCTAGGCTGCAAGAATAGAAACGTATCTATTGGGAGAGGCCCTAGTGCCCTCAACTGGAAAATGAGGGTGCGAGTGCATGTAATGGGAAGGTGCCTAATGGTCTCTGTTAGAACATCCCATTCACTGGAGTCTCCCACTCTAATCATACAACTGAAAGTGTTGATTCTCTTTCTGTGCGTGAAAGTGAATTCACTACACACT
This genomic interval carries:
- the ccdc126 gene encoding coiled-coil domain-containing protein 126, whose translation is MLCVARRNMSQKLSVFLVLVGLCWGMLLLHYTLSRPRHQSSAQLRQQILDLSRRYVKALSEESQDPSGPQGTSMAGYADLKRTIAVLLDDILSRLVKLEGLVDTAVNASAVNASHAAGGALLPPAATLQRLLKKDMSPNQLQVAGHTKTEAAAAKHQSHTSHRLRTRS